A stretch of the Corylus avellana chromosome ca6, CavTom2PMs-1.0 genome encodes the following:
- the LOC132184957 gene encoding mitochondrial import receptor subunit TOM7-1: protein MASRVSLKSKGKASGKGSKGSQEEKSLAQSFKEWSTWTVKKAKVITHYGFIPLVIIIGMNSEPKPHISQLLSPV, encoded by the coding sequence ATGGCGTCTAGGGTTTCACTGAAGAGCAAGGGCAAGGCGAGCGGCAAGGGTTCCAAGGGCTCGCAGGAGGAGAAATCCCTGGCACAGAGCTTCAAGGAGTGGAGCACCTGGACCGTGAAGAAGGCCAAGGTCATCACCCACTACGGATTCATTCCTTTGGTCATCATTATCGGCATGAACTCCGAGCCCAAGCCCCACATCTCCCAGCTTCTCAGCCCGGTCTGA